One genomic window of Citrobacter sp. Marseille-Q6884 includes the following:
- a CDS encoding cysteine hydrolase family protein: MTTALLIVDMQNFVTDRINQGVEMFPHNAIDNMRTILEIVRNSMIPVIHIRHHSTEEGSLLHHSSPLSQPVKGFEEKQGEPVFVKNTSSAFSSTGLLTYLKDHQLSTCIVIGAVAGFCVTSTIRAGADAGLKMTVIQDAVISFALKDGEPGAKTILDVTLALLAADFATVVTTKELNEQLSKKPKPRP; this comes from the coding sequence ATGACTACTGCGTTACTGATTGTTGATATGCAAAATTTTGTGACTGACAGAATAAATCAGGGCGTGGAAATGTTCCCGCATAACGCAATAGATAACATGCGAACCATTCTGGAAATAGTCAGAAACAGCATGATTCCAGTGATACACATACGGCATCACTCCACCGAAGAGGGATCGTTATTGCATCACAGTTCTCCCCTTTCTCAGCCTGTAAAAGGATTTGAGGAAAAACAGGGTGAACCTGTATTTGTAAAAAATACCTCATCCGCATTCAGCTCAACCGGGCTGTTAACGTATTTAAAAGACCATCAGCTCTCAACGTGTATTGTTATCGGTGCCGTCGCTGGATTTTGCGTCACTTCCACGATTAGAGCGGGGGCTGATGCAGGGCTTAAGATGACCGTGATTCAGGATGCTGTTATTAGTTTTGCACTGAAAGATGGTGAACCAGGGGCAAAAACCATCCTGGATGTCACACTTGCGCTTCTGGCTGCGGATTTTGCTACCGTGGTAACAACAAAAGAGTTAAATGAACAGCTATCAAAAAAACCGAAACCCCGTCCTTAA
- a CDS encoding cold-shock protein: protein MNGTITTWFKDKGFGFIKDENGDNRYFHVIKVANPELIKKDAAVTFEPTTNNKGLSAYAVKVIPDSKYIYIAGERLKLTAIKSYLVYSEEVPVETRIDKENAVLSVGVLMNSIRPKSDVKPGEMRTLKKLAITTFQGTTLIFSEDEIDIDATVKLLKV from the coding sequence ATGAACGGAACAATCACAACGTGGTTTAAAGATAAAGGCTTTGGATTTATCAAAGATGAAAACGGCGACAACCGCTATTTTCATGTGATTAAGGTTGCTAATCCTGAGCTGATCAAGAAAGACGCGGCAGTCACCTTTGAGCCGACCACCAACAACAAAGGTCTGTCTGCCTATGCGGTGAAAGTCATACCAGACAGCAAATACATTTATATCGCGGGTGAGCGCCTGAAGCTCACGGCGATCAAGTCTTACCTGGTCTACAGCGAAGAAGTCCCTGTCGAGACCCGTATCGATAAAGAAAATGCGGTGCTGTCTGTCGGCGTGCTGATGAACAGCATCCGACCGAAATCAGACGTGAAGCCTGGCGAAATGCGCACGCTGAAAAAGCTGGCGATCACCACCTTCCAGGGCACCACGCTGATCTTCTCAGAAGATGAGATCGACATCGACGCAACAGTGAAGCTGCTTAAAGTCTAA
- a CDS encoding SDR family oxidoreductase: MQKVLVLGASGQIARHVIDQLADKPGVTQTLFARHPVKIHTPHPLNSRIIMGDVLNHTALEQAMVGQDVVYANLTGEDLDLQAKAVIAAMKAAGVRRLIFVLSLGIYDEVPGKFGEWNNATIGEPLRPFRRAADAIEASGLDYTILRPAWLTDEDTVDYELTTRNEPFKGTVVSRKSVAALISDMIDKPEQHIGENIGVNQPGTDGDKPYFM; the protein is encoded by the coding sequence ATTCAAAAAGTCCTGGTACTTGGCGCCAGCGGGCAGATTGCCCGCCATGTTATCGACCAATTAGCGGATAAACCGGGCGTCACACAGACATTATTTGCCCGTCATCCGGTCAAAATCCACACACCACACCCGCTCAATAGCCGGATTATCATGGGCGATGTGTTAAACCATACAGCGCTGGAACAGGCCATGGTGGGTCAGGATGTGGTGTACGCCAACCTGACCGGGGAAGATTTGGATCTTCAGGCGAAGGCGGTGATTGCGGCGATGAAAGCCGCTGGCGTAAGACGCCTGATTTTCGTCCTTTCTCTCGGTATTTATGATGAAGTCCCGGGGAAATTCGGCGAGTGGAATAACGCCACTATCGGCGAACCGCTCAGGCCATTCCGCCGTGCGGCTGACGCGATTGAAGCCTCCGGGCTGGATTACACCATCCTGCGTCCGGCCTGGCTGACGGATGAAGATACGGTTGATTATGAGCTCACTACCCGCAATGAGCCGTTCAAAGGCACGGTGGTATCCCGCAAAAGCGTTGCCGCATTAATCAGCGATATGATTGATAAACCTGAACAACATATTGGTGAAAATATCGGTGTTAACCAGCCCGGGACCGATGGCGACAAGCCGTACTTTATGTAA
- a CDS encoding SDR family NAD(P)-dependent oxidoreductase: MNRIWFVTGAARGMGASIVNAALQQGDRVVATGRNMDKLRQIFSTVAAENIALLELDVRDEHQAKVAVDAAIRRFGRIDVLVNNAGFCLLGRFEEATAEQIELQFTTNVFGTANVLRAVLPVMRQQRSGRIINTSSIAGVKAVANATFYSASKFAVEGMTLALADEVAPLGIHVTAIEPGFFRTEFLSNSSAHYGEKKIEDYADYGDARELLASADGQQQGDPAKLAQVVCQVVEMENPPRQLLIGNDAISFVMPSLEARIKEIREFAVLSNTTDFD, translated from the coding sequence ATGAATCGTATTTGGTTTGTAACCGGGGCTGCCCGCGGTATGGGGGCCAGTATAGTGAATGCCGCTTTGCAGCAGGGAGATCGTGTGGTGGCAACGGGACGTAATATGGACAAATTACGCCAAATATTCAGCACGGTAGCGGCGGAGAATATTGCGCTGCTGGAGCTTGATGTTCGCGATGAGCACCAGGCTAAGGTTGCCGTTGATGCCGCTATTCGCCGTTTCGGGCGTATTGATGTTCTGGTTAACAACGCAGGATTCTGCCTGCTGGGTCGCTTTGAAGAGGCAACCGCTGAACAAATTGAGCTGCAGTTTACCACCAACGTGTTCGGCACGGCCAATGTGCTACGCGCTGTGTTACCAGTCATGCGCCAGCAGCGTAGCGGACGCATTATTAATACGTCCTCGATCGCGGGTGTCAAAGCGGTCGCAAACGCCACATTTTACTCAGCTTCGAAATTTGCCGTTGAAGGTATGACCCTGGCACTTGCCGATGAAGTTGCGCCGCTTGGTATTCATGTCACCGCAATTGAGCCCGGTTTTTTCCGCACCGAGTTTCTCAGTAATAGTTCGGCCCACTATGGCGAAAAAAAGATTGAGGACTATGCCGATTATGGCGATGCGCGTGAGCTGCTGGCATCCGCAGATGGTCAACAGCAAGGGGACCCGGCCAAACTCGCACAGGTGGTTTGTCAGGTGGTTGAAATGGAGAACCCACCTCGACAGCTGCTAATAGGAAATGACGCTATCAGTTTTGTAATGCCTTCGCTGGAAGCCCGTATTAAAGAGATACGCGAATTTGCGGTGCTGAGTAATACCACTGATTTTGATTAA
- a CDS encoding alpha/beta hydrolase, whose amino-acid sequence MKDVQIQNVDMAWHIAASIHFPPAFDESKQYPTIISVHPFGSCKEQTSGNVYGKVLAEAGYVAIAYDASFQGGSGGSPRWVEDPNQRVEDISRVIDYAVTLPYVDAERIGVLGICGGGGYAINATLTEKRIKAVVSITGVNIGRLFREGFSNYDPIGALNAMAAQRTNEARGGEIQVNELLPANPEIAMASGLTERDVFEATDYYKTPRGQQPGGATRMVFSHAQKTLAWDAFAFAEVLLTQPVMVVVGEKVGAFGAYRDGLEIYGRAAVSRDRQLVSLADFSHYELYDKPEAVREAMSKVLPFFAAHLE is encoded by the coding sequence ATGAAAGATGTTCAAATCCAGAACGTCGATATGGCCTGGCACATTGCGGCCAGTATTCATTTTCCACCGGCGTTCGATGAGTCAAAACAGTATCCGACAATTATCAGCGTCCACCCTTTTGGCAGCTGTAAGGAACAGACGTCCGGCAATGTCTACGGAAAAGTGCTGGCTGAAGCAGGCTATGTCGCGATCGCCTATGACGCCAGTTTCCAGGGGGGATCCGGCGGCTCTCCACGCTGGGTGGAGGATCCGAATCAGCGCGTGGAAGATATCAGTCGCGTTATTGATTACGCCGTAACGCTGCCTTACGTCGATGCTGAACGGATTGGCGTGCTGGGTATTTGCGGCGGCGGTGGCTATGCCATTAATGCCACACTGACGGAGAAGCGTATTAAAGCCGTGGTGAGCATCACCGGCGTAAACATCGGCCGTCTTTTTCGCGAAGGTTTCAGCAATTACGACCCTATTGGCGCGCTGAATGCGATGGCGGCACAGCGTACAAATGAAGCCCGAGGAGGGGAAATTCAGGTTAATGAACTGCTCCCCGCCAACCCGGAAATAGCAATGGCCAGTGGACTGACTGAGCGTGACGTGTTTGAGGCAACAGACTACTACAAAACGCCGCGCGGCCAGCAGCCAGGTGGGGCAACGCGAATGGTGTTCTCACATGCGCAGAAAACGCTGGCCTGGGATGCCTTCGCTTTTGCGGAAGTGTTGCTGACTCAACCCGTGATGGTGGTGGTCGGTGAAAAAGTGGGCGCTTTCGGGGCTTACCGTGATGGTCTGGAAATCTATGGACGGGCTGCCGTTTCCCGTGACCGCCAGTTAGTCTCATTAGCCGATTTTTCGCATTACGAACTGTATGACAAACCGGAAGCGGTTCGTGAAGCGATGTCAAAAGTGCTTCCGTTCTTTGCCGCACACCTGGAGTAA
- a CDS encoding MBL fold metallo-hydrolase gives MNITQIRNATQRITFGGKTFLVDPMLASKGAYPGFAGTARAEIRNPTVDLPIDIDTLLDVDALIVTHLHEDHWDEAAARVVPKDKPVYVQNEQDAQVLRQQGFTQLTVLTQNTAIGDITLRKTGGQHGSDRAYAIPELAERLGEACGVIFQHPTEKTLYLVGDTLWRDEVESNMQTFQPDVVVLNAGFAHIIGFGPIIMGAEDVLKTHFTLPEAQIVATHMEAINHCLLTRAALKEYVRDNQIAEFVNVPEDGETLTF, from the coding sequence ATGAACATCACGCAAATCCGTAACGCCACGCAGCGTATTACTTTTGGCGGCAAAACCTTTCTGGTCGATCCGATGCTGGCGTCAAAAGGCGCGTATCCGGGCTTTGCCGGAACGGCGCGCGCAGAAATCCGCAATCCGACCGTCGATCTGCCCATCGACATCGATACCCTGCTCGACGTCGATGCGCTGATCGTGACCCATCTGCATGAAGATCACTGGGATGAGGCCGCGGCTCGCGTCGTACCGAAAGACAAACCGGTCTATGTGCAAAATGAACAAGACGCGCAGGTGTTACGCCAGCAGGGTTTCACCCAACTTACCGTGCTGACGCAGAATACCGCGATAGGCGATATCACCCTGCGTAAAACCGGCGGCCAGCATGGCTCAGACCGTGCTTACGCGATCCCTGAACTGGCAGAACGTTTAGGCGAGGCCTGCGGGGTTATCTTCCAGCATCCGACAGAAAAAACGCTGTATCTGGTCGGGGACACTCTCTGGCGCGACGAAGTTGAATCCAACATGCAGACTTTCCAGCCTGATGTGGTGGTACTGAATGCCGGTTTTGCCCACATCATCGGTTTTGGCCCGATCATTATGGGCGCGGAAGATGTGCTGAAAACCCATTTCACGTTGCCCGAAGCACAGATAGTGGCGACCCATATGGAGGCGATTAACCACTGCCTGCTGACGCGCGCGGCTCTGAAAGAGTACGTACGCGACAACCAGATTGCAGAATTCGTCAACGTGCCGGAAGATGGCGAAACCCTGACGTTTTAA
- a CDS encoding LysR family transcriptional regulator, translating to MKRDEIADLMAFVAVAEERSFTRAAARLGMAQSALSQIVRRTEERLSLRLLTRTTRSVVPTEAGEHLLSVLGPMLHDIDSTLASLGDLRDRPSGTIRITTVEHAAKTILLPAMRTLLKSHPDINVQLLIDYGLTDVVSERFDAGVRLGGEMDKDMIAVRIGPDIPMAIVGAPEYLSRKGIPVSVAHLVDHQAINLYLPSSGTANRWRLVRGGREVRVRMEGQLLLNTIDLILDAAIDGHGLTYLPYDQVQQAIEEKKLTRVLEKFTPDLPGYHLYYPHRRHAGSAFSLLIDVLKYNGSV from the coding sequence ATGAAACGCGATGAGATAGCCGATCTGATGGCATTTGTGGCCGTCGCCGAAGAGCGTAGTTTCACCCGGGCTGCCGCCCGTCTGGGCATGGCCCAGTCAGCGCTAAGCCAGATAGTGCGCCGAACAGAAGAGCGCCTGAGCCTGCGGCTTCTGACGCGTACTACACGCAGTGTTGTTCCCACAGAGGCGGGTGAACACCTCTTGTCTGTTCTTGGTCCAATGCTGCACGACATAGACTCGACCCTGGCCTCATTAGGCGATCTGCGTGACCGCCCCTCAGGCACAATACGCATTACCACAGTGGAACATGCCGCAAAGACCATATTGTTGCCCGCCATGCGCACGCTGTTGAAATCTCACCCTGACATTAATGTGCAGCTGCTCATCGATTACGGCCTGACTGATGTCGTCTCAGAGCGTTTTGATGCCGGGGTTCGTCTGGGGGGAGAGATGGATAAGGATATGATTGCTGTTCGAATCGGGCCCGATATCCCGATGGCAATTGTTGGTGCGCCAGAATATCTCTCGCGAAAAGGTATTCCAGTGTCTGTGGCGCACCTGGTCGATCATCAGGCTATTAATCTGTACCTTCCTTCATCGGGTACCGCGAATCGCTGGAGATTAGTGCGTGGAGGGCGCGAAGTCAGGGTTCGCATGGAAGGACAACTGCTATTGAATACGATAGACCTGATCCTCGATGCAGCGATTGACGGGCACGGCCTCACGTATCTGCCTTATGACCAGGTTCAGCAGGCTATTGAAGAAAAAAAACTGACCCGCGTTCTGGAGAAATTTACACCCGACTTACCAGGGTATCATCTGTACTACCCACACCGCCGCCATGCGGGTTCGGCATTTTCTCTGTTAATTGATGTGCTTAAGTATAATGGATCTGTTTAG
- a CDS encoding YmjA family protein, with protein MNNDIPLKYYDIADEYATEAAKPVSDAERDALAHYFQQLITRLMNNEEISEDAQQEMATVAGVDAQRIDDIAEFLNRWGNE; from the coding sequence ATGAACAACGACATTCCGCTAAAATATTATGATATCGCCGACGAGTACGCGACCGAGGCCGCAAAGCCGGTGAGCGATGCAGAGCGCGACGCGCTGGCGCACTACTTCCAGCAACTGATCACCCGTTTAATGAACAACGAAGAGATCAGCGAAGACGCGCAGCAAGAGATGGCAACGGTTGCCGGGGTTGACGCGCAGCGTATCGATGATATCGCGGAGTTCCTCAATCGCTGGGGTAACGAGTAG
- a CDS encoding SRPBCC domain-containing protein produces the protein MNAINWPEGFVPGFTDNFVSNEMIISGLNVNDVWPLLSQPLLWPEYYKNSADVRFYHNKGPELENRVRFYFSTFGFPVEAQVVECVPPAEGKPARLAWHGWSGEENTAQRLDVHHAWLLEDLSGHRLRILTQETQNGVPAEHLANTRPNPMLNGHQEWLDGLIRAAKQ, from the coding sequence ATGAACGCGATTAACTGGCCAGAAGGTTTTGTTCCGGGTTTTACCGATAACTTTGTTTCTAATGAAATGATCATCTCAGGTCTGAACGTCAATGATGTCTGGCCGCTCCTGAGTCAGCCATTGTTATGGCCGGAATATTATAAAAACTCCGCGGATGTGCGCTTTTATCACAATAAAGGACCCGAACTGGAAAATAGGGTGCGCTTCTACTTCAGCACGTTTGGTTTCCCCGTTGAAGCTCAGGTTGTGGAGTGTGTTCCACCTGCGGAAGGTAAACCTGCTCGTCTGGCATGGCACGGATGGTCCGGTGAAGAAAATACCGCTCAACGACTCGATGTGCATCATGCATGGCTACTGGAGGATCTTTCCGGTCACAGGCTCCGTATCCTGACGCAGGAAACACAGAACGGAGTCCCGGCAGAACATCTGGCAAATACCCGCCCGAACCCAATGCTTAATGGTCATCAGGAATGGCTTGACGGCCTGATTCGGGCAGCAAAGCAATAA
- a CDS encoding SymE family type I addiction module toxin, with product MADANFMSEPTFAQADSGVLPDEPQNFELLRNNHRSRLHSKRTEEASIHPRAASVQDSSACCELYSRVDHHYLPLSGEWLPNAGFINGMPVKIRVMKDCIVITPQHTRELWGCLEGMSVVNINKQKVSQWLKTFPGALNDLGDEPVIKRRR from the coding sequence ATGGCTGACGCGAATTTTATGTCAGAACCCACTTTTGCCCAAGCAGATTCTGGCGTTTTGCCGGATGAGCCGCAAAACTTCGAGCTGCTACGCAATAACCACCGTAGCCGTTTGCACAGTAAACGGACGGAGGAAGCAAGTATTCATCCGCGAGCGGCGTCCGTGCAGGACAGTTCGGCCTGCTGCGAGCTGTATTCACGGGTGGATCATCACTATTTGCCGCTCAGCGGAGAGTGGTTACCCAATGCCGGATTTATTAATGGTATGCCGGTGAAAATACGCGTGATGAAAGATTGCATCGTTATTACGCCGCAACATACAAGAGAATTATGGGGTTGTCTTGAGGGAATGAGTGTGGTGAATATTAATAAGCAGAAAGTCAGTCAGTGGTTAAAAACGTTTCCCGGCGCGCTAAATGATTTAGGGGATGAACCGGTGATTAAACGCCGCAGATAA
- a CDS encoding LysR family transcriptional regulator — MKNDIRTLDLNLLKALDALLDEGSVTRAAQRLSLTQPAVSGMLTRLRDYFGDPLFVRTSHGMVPTLRANELAIPVKQILTDIAILLKPMQFDPMTAELTYTIVATDYALKAVVVPLMAALKQRAPHIKIAVRSVDNERMYQQLSRGEVDLALVTPQTTPDDLHGRSLYEEEYVCVARSHHPLAANSEMTLEQFCKQEHILVSTEGHFTGVTDEALTQLNLTRRVGMSVNSFQVIPDILRLTDMIAVVPHRMVLTNNDLIILPLPLKIPGFTKSMAWHERTHRDPGHQWIRALCVEVSQHPGP; from the coding sequence ATGAAAAATGATATCAGAACCCTCGACCTTAACCTTCTTAAGGCACTTGATGCGTTACTGGATGAGGGAAGCGTGACTCGGGCTGCACAGCGGCTCTCCCTGACGCAGCCTGCCGTCAGTGGCATGCTTACCCGCTTGCGTGATTATTTTGGCGACCCACTCTTTGTTCGCACCAGTCACGGTATGGTCCCCACTCTGCGGGCCAACGAACTTGCTATACCGGTAAAACAAATCCTCACCGATATCGCAATCCTGCTGAAACCAATGCAATTTGATCCCATGACGGCGGAACTGACTTATACCATCGTCGCAACGGACTATGCGCTTAAGGCCGTTGTCGTTCCGTTGATGGCTGCGCTGAAACAACGTGCGCCGCATATTAAAATTGCCGTGCGGTCTGTGGACAATGAGCGAATGTATCAGCAGTTGTCTCGGGGCGAAGTGGATCTTGCTTTGGTTACTCCGCAAACAACCCCCGATGACCTGCACGGAAGATCGCTCTATGAAGAAGAGTATGTCTGCGTAGCGCGAAGTCATCATCCTCTGGCAGCGAATTCGGAAATGACGCTCGAACAATTCTGCAAGCAGGAACATATTCTGGTGTCGACAGAAGGTCACTTTACCGGTGTAACAGATGAAGCACTGACTCAGCTCAATCTGACACGACGAGTGGGCATGTCGGTTAATAGTTTTCAAGTGATACCGGATATATTGCGATTGACCGATATGATTGCCGTTGTGCCTCACCGCATGGTTCTGACTAACAACGATCTCATCATTCTCCCTTTGCCCCTGAAAATACCGGGTTTTACCAAGAGCATGGCCTGGCATGAACGAACCCATCGTGACCCGGGTCATCAGTGGATTCGTGCTTTATGCGTAGAAGTCAGCCAACATCCTGGCCCCTGA
- a CDS encoding GlxA family transcriptional regulator: MQPLAVAIVAVEDFSPFHFSVPCILFSEKMAAKKRFDVQLCAENPGIVSSQEGFSITAAHGYDAVEKADIVVIPYWGTTAHRPPQSLLDALHHARQNGAQIVGLCLGAFVLGYAGLLDGKRAATHWEFEQDFQARFPAARLDINALYVDDDGIITSAGTAAALDCCLYVIRQRFGSTVANQIARRMIVPPHREGGQAQFIEQPVAKNTQDQRINTLLDYLRQHIHEQHSLDVLAQRVMMSRRTLTRHFMKATGASVAEWLIAERLRRSQVLLESSHLPVERIAEQVGFLSPVTWRQHFKAHFGVSPAEWRKTFRGV, from the coding sequence ATGCAGCCACTTGCCGTCGCCATTGTTGCCGTGGAAGATTTCAGCCCGTTTCACTTCTCGGTGCCGTGTATCCTGTTCAGTGAAAAAATGGCGGCGAAAAAGCGCTTTGACGTGCAACTGTGCGCCGAAAATCCCGGTATTGTCTCTTCGCAGGAGGGTTTCTCGATCACCGCCGCGCACGGTTATGACGCGGTGGAGAAAGCCGATATTGTGGTGATCCCTTACTGGGGCACGACGGCGCATCGCCCGCCGCAAAGCCTGCTCGATGCGCTTCATCACGCGCGGCAAAACGGTGCCCAAATCGTCGGCTTGTGTCTTGGCGCGTTTGTTCTTGGCTATGCGGGTCTGCTGGATGGTAAACGGGCCGCCACGCACTGGGAGTTCGAGCAGGATTTTCAGGCGCGCTTCCCGGCGGCTCGTCTGGATATTAACGCCCTGTACGTGGACGACGACGGCATTATTACTTCAGCAGGCACCGCCGCCGCGCTGGATTGCTGCCTGTATGTGATCCGTCAGCGCTTTGGCAGCACGGTGGCAAATCAGATCGCCCGGCGGATGATCGTACCGCCACATCGCGAGGGCGGCCAGGCGCAGTTTATCGAACAACCGGTGGCGAAAAATACCCAGGATCAGCGCATCAACACCCTGCTCGATTATTTGCGCCAGCATATTCACGAGCAGCACAGTCTCGACGTTCTGGCGCAGCGGGTGATGATGAGCCGTCGAACCCTGACCCGCCACTTTATGAAAGCCACCGGGGCGAGCGTCGCAGAGTGGCTGATTGCCGAGCGACTGCGCCGCAGCCAGGTGCTGCTGGAGTCCAGCCACTTACCCGTTGAGCGCATCGCCGAGCAGGTCGGTTTTCTCTCCCCCGTCACCTGGCGTCAGCATTTTAAAGCGCACTTCGGCGTCAGCCCTGCCGAGTGGCGTAAAACCTTTCGTGGCGTTTAG
- a CDS encoding alpha/beta hydrolase has translation MMNQKISFTNSNIPTISLSAVLYFPPAFDESRKYPAIVVSHPGGGVKEQTAGTYAEKLAEQGFVTVAYDASYQGESGGEPRQLENPYIRTEDVSAVIDYLTTLPYVDTARIGAMGICAGAGYTANAAIQDRRIKAIGTVSAVNIGSMFRNGWENNVKSIDALPYVEAGSNARSTDISSGEYATMPLAPMKESDAPNEELRQAWEYYHTPRAQYPTAPGYATLRSLNQIITYDAYHMAEIYLTQPLQIVAGSVAGSKWMSDDLYDRASGQDKRYHIVEGANHMDLYDGKAYVAEAVSVLAPFFEETL, from the coding sequence ATGATGAACCAGAAAATCAGCTTCACCAACAGCAATATCCCGACAATTTCTTTGTCCGCTGTACTTTATTTTCCACCCGCATTTGATGAAAGCCGCAAGTACCCGGCCATTGTGGTTTCTCATCCGGGGGGCGGCGTTAAGGAACAAACCGCCGGTACCTATGCCGAAAAGCTGGCAGAACAAGGGTTTGTGACCGTGGCTTACGATGCGTCTTATCAGGGCGAAAGCGGCGGCGAACCGCGCCAGCTGGAAAACCCATATATCCGTACCGAAGATGTCAGCGCAGTGATTGATTACTTGACCACGCTTCCTTATGTCGACACCGCGCGAATTGGCGCGATGGGAATATGCGCCGGTGCGGGCTACACCGCCAATGCCGCGATTCAGGATCGCCGTATCAAGGCCATCGGAACCGTCAGCGCCGTCAATATCGGCTCGATGTTCCGCAACGGCTGGGAAAACAATGTGAAATCCATTGATGCGCTGCCGTACGTTGAAGCGGGTTCAAATGCCCGTAGTACCGATATTAGCAGCGGTGAGTATGCCACCATGCCGCTGGCGCCCATGAAAGAGTCTGATGCACCAAATGAAGAATTGCGCCAGGCCTGGGAGTACTACCACACGCCACGGGCACAGTACCCGACGGCCCCTGGATACGCCACGCTGCGCAGCCTCAACCAGATCATTACCTACGACGCGTACCATATGGCGGAGATTTACCTGACCCAGCCGCTGCAAATTGTGGCGGGTAGCGTAGCGGGAAGTAAATGGATGAGTGACGACCTGTACGATCGCGCCTCAGGCCAGGACAAGCGGTACCACATTGTCGAAGGCGCCAACCACATGGACTTGTATGACGGTAAAGCCTACGTTGCGGAAGCCGTTTCCGTATTAGCCCCGTTCTTTGAGGAGACGCTGTAA
- a CDS encoding class I SAM-dependent DNA methyltransferase: MSDSAANHILSIYRRHADAFASQRSRSLFEKSWLDKFINVIGGQGSIVDIGCGNGQPIAGYFIQQGFQLTGIDGSAAMLARARHAFPAQRWLEQDMRELTLNETFDGLLAWDSFFHLTQQDQQKMFPIFDRLSHPGSALMFTSGTDNGIAMGQFEGEPLFHASLAPDEYRALLSAHGFAVIDMIMEDPHCAGHTVWLAQKRG; the protein is encoded by the coding sequence GTGAGCGATTCAGCGGCAAACCATATTTTGTCTATCTACCGACGTCATGCGGATGCCTTTGCCAGCCAGCGTTCGCGCTCACTGTTTGAAAAAAGCTGGCTGGATAAATTCATCAATGTTATTGGCGGGCAGGGCAGCATTGTGGATATCGGCTGCGGCAATGGTCAGCCGATTGCCGGTTATTTTATCCAGCAAGGCTTTCAGCTAACGGGGATTGATGGCTCTGCGGCGATGCTGGCGCGCGCCCGGCACGCTTTTCCCGCACAGCGCTGGCTGGAGCAGGATATGCGCGAGCTCACGCTAAATGAAACTTTTGATGGTCTGCTTGCGTGGGACAGTTTTTTTCATTTAACCCAGCAAGACCAACAAAAGATGTTCCCGATTTTTGACCGTCTCAGCCACCCCGGCAGCGCGCTGATGTTTACCAGCGGCACGGATAATGGCATCGCAATGGGGCAGTTTGAAGGTGAGCCGCTGTTTCATGCCAGCCTCGCGCCCGATGAATACCGCGCACTGTTGTCAGCGCACGGCTTTGCGGTGATCGACATGATTATGGAAGATCCGCACTGCGCCGGACACACGGTCTGGCTGGCGCAAAAACGCGGCTAA